Below is a window of Salvelinus fontinalis isolate EN_2023a chromosome 14, ASM2944872v1, whole genome shotgun sequence DNA.
ccttagacctctgtgccactcgggagcccatataTTGTACTACCTTTGGCcagtcgaaagtagtgcactacaatagggaatagggtgccatagggctctggtctaagtagtgcactacaataggGAATATTGTGCCATTTGAGCCACCTCTGTGGTAACAGTAGGTTTAGGGAACATTTTAACATGAAATATCACTTACTATCACACGATGAATGCAGAGTAATTGTTTTATGTTAACATTGTAGGTAATATAAAAGGCTTGTTGAATGAAGGACTAGTTCACATGAGGATAATTACTATCAACAAGTTGAACTCTCCAGAGTGTGTTGACGTGTGTTATTGTCCTGGTTTTGTTGTAGAAACTGGCAGCCATTCCGGTCACAGCATTCTGTGGTGATGCTTCCAAGAAGCAGTTTGGGAAATACATCCGTCTATGCTTCATCAAGGTAAACATGGGTTCTCTCATTCAGAAAAACTGACTTTCTCACTGGCCAGTTCATTAGACATAAAGAGTGGACCGTGTTAAAAGATTGGGGTTTAGGATGTATTCTTTCGGGTTTGGTTTAACATGATCATGTGATTACTGGAGAACGTATCTCAtcacctgtctgtgtgtctctgtagcAAGACAGCACTCTGGATGCAGCGGAGGCGATCTTCAAGAACTGGAACAAGTAAAATACGTCCTGTTGGACATAAGGTTTTGTCTCAAGACCCTCTCTTTTTACTGTGACACCCCAATAACACGTTACTTTGTAGGACAGGTATGGCACGGTTTGTAGGACAGGTATGGCACGGTTTGTAGGACAGGTATGGAACTGTTTGTAGGACAGGTATGGCACGGTTTGTAGGACAGGTATGGCACGGTTTGTAGGACAGGTATGGAACTGTTTGTAGGACAGGTATGGAACTGTTTGTAGGACAGGTATGGAACTGTTTGTAGGCTGTTtgtagccagaagaggactggccacccctcatagcctggttcctctctaggtttcttcctaggttttggcctttctagggagtttttcctagccaccgtgcttctacacctgcattgcttgctgtttggggttttaggctgggtttctgtacagcacttggagatattagctgatgtacgaagggctatataaaataaacttgattgattgataggaCAGGTATGGAACTGTTTGTAGGACAGGTATGGAACGGTTTGGCCTGTTTATATTTGTAGACATCTTCGTGTTTTTTATGTTCTTTTATTTTATTGCCTTTCATTTGATTGGATGTTATATGACACACACATAGAATGGATTAACTTCCAGGTTTGAATTTCCTCTTTGTGACATCAGCGCTTGCTGAGTAGCAGTCGTCATCCTGTCAACGTTGTTTTCCTCTACCCTTCATATGATGTTTTGATCCTGTGTATCCCTCCTGGTGTTGTATTTCATCTGTGAATAAAATATTACTTTTTAGAATATCAGGAATTCAGTCAGTTCTAACCTACATAGGTAGCTAAAATGGAATGTGGTTCTGTGTATGATGACTGCTAGTAAAATAACTTTTTTGTCACATGAATGTATTGGTAAAACAAGGATAgtacaccagaggaggctggtgggaaggaGTTATAGATACATGATCTGATAGGACACACCTACTGTAGAGGCGTTATATACCAAGTGGAAATAAGCCGGGAGTATCTATGCCAACGCTGTGTGTACTTTGCACTAGCAATCCTAGCTTTCAGTAGAACCTTGTCTGCCTAATGATGTCCGACCAGTGGATTGAGCTGGTGAATTATGGGCACATGCAGTATCCTCCCACACCTTTTATAACGGAGGACAGTAGGGTTTTATAAACAATGTTCATACTTCACAGCTAGCTTGGTTGTATAAAGACTGATCATACTTCACAGCTAGCTTGGTTGTATAAAGACTGATCATACTTCACAGCTAGCTTGGTTGTATAAAGACTGTTCATACTTCACAGTCAATATATACCTTAGAAAAATTTTGGACTTATTGTAGTGGGCCCAAATTTCATCATGCTACCATTATCATGATTTTTCATTCATGCAAATATTTCCAGTACTGTTCAGTGGAGTCCAGGTTGAGTTTTGCCATCTTCCTGGTTGCATTGCTTCATATAATCTACAGGAAAATGAATGCAGTCTGATTAGGTAAAATAAGGCATAATACAAATTATTCAAGTTTGGAATGCATAATACAACAAAAAGGTAATTATAAGATATTACAATATGTTGATTTGAGCATGTTTTCACTTCCTGAATTCAAATAAGGCCCTTGAACAACACAAGTGATGCTTCAAATCAAGCAGGATTTCTATTAAAGGACCGCCAGCCAGACTCTTTCCTAAAGGACCGCCAGCCAGACTCTTTCCTAAAGGACCGCCAGCCAGACTCTTTCCTAAAGGACCGCCAGCCAGACTCTTTCCTAAAGGACCGCCAGCCACTCTTTCCTAAAGGACCGCCAGCCAGACTCTTTCCTAAAGGACCGCCAGCCAGACTCTTTCCTAAAGGACCGCCAGCCAGACTCTTTCCTAAGGGACCGCCAGCCAGACTGTTTCCTAAAGGACCGCCAGCCAGACTGTTTCCTAAAGGACCGCCAGCCAGACTGTTTCCTAAAGGACCGCCAGCCAGACTGTTTCCTAAAGGACCGCCAGCCAGACTGTTTCCTAAAGGACCGCCAGCCAGACTGTTTCCTAAAGGACCGCCAGCCAGACTGTTTCCTAAAGGACCGCCAGCCAGACTGTTTCCTAAAGGACCGCCAGCCAGACTGTTTCCTAAAGGACCGCCAGCCAGACTCTTTCCTAAAGGACCGCCAGCCAGACTGTTTCCTAAAGGACCGCCAGCCAGACTCTTTCCTAAAGGACCGCCAGCCAGACTCTTTCCTAAAGGACCGCCAGCCAGACTCTTTCCTAAAGGACCGCCAGCCAGACTCTTTCCTAAAGGACCGCCAGCCAGACTCTTTCCTAAAGGACCGCCAGCCAGACTCCTTCCATCATTATCCACCATTACTGATTAATTTCAACCCATTTTGTATCTGTTGATCTGTGTGGACAAGTTTGCTCCGTTATTTTCTGTCTCTTCCTGCcccccagacagacaggaggcttCTCTGGAATGATCCCAAATTGACCAGCTCCAGGGCAGAGACCCCCACTGGCTTATTTAATCACTTCCTTTTCCTTTTGGAGGAAGAAAggtatttcactgtacttgtgcatgtgacattaacttGAAATTGAAACTCTTCCGGTCTAGAAATCTGTCGTTTCCCCTGGAGAAAGTTGGGCCAACATGAACATTTCCTTCCTGTCGGTCGATGAGGGACCTGAAGACAagaacccacctagtcaacactTTGGCTAAGGACATCCTGTTTGGCCTAGTAATAGATAATACTATAGGTCTACTACTACCAATCTTGTATTCTGCTCATAATGTAGGTGGATTTATAGTCCCGTGAAAACTATGTTCAGTTTGGAAGAGAGTGGGGCGAATCCAAGGTTTTGTTCATTGTGAAGGTCTGATATTTTTATCATGCTTAAGACCTTCAGTAGACAAAAcattcctatatatatatatatatcacttagTAAAGGGGGCAGGAAAAAGACAGAGTTTCCTATCAATCCCAATGTTGTAAAATATTCCTGAAATGATATCGCCACTGCTCTACCTCTACTTGTATGCATTTGATTAAACAGTATTGGAAGTATCACCCTCCTTTATCATCAGTAGGTTTATACAGTGTCAGCATGGCTGGGTCCTGCTCTGTCAAACTACACACACCCTGTTTCAGACCAGTAATGCAGGCTGGGGCACAGTACAGCCTCTTCACTGTGCAGCCCTGGACCGTGGGAGAGGGATCCTGTTTCTCAGGTCAGACTCATGAGTCAGAGTACACTTGTAGTGTAGCACGCACACACGGTCTGAAACGTGACTTGAGGCTGGTTTGTCAGGTTTCACTAGAGGTACCAGTTTATTATCTACGAGTGTTTCGGTTCAGGATgaactaccagtcaaaagtttggacacacctactcattcaagggtttttctttagaatttactatttttacattgtagaagaacagcgagacatcaaaactatggaatcatgtagtaaccaaaatgtgttcaaatctaaatatattttatatttgagattcttcaaagtagccaccctttgcctttgacagctttgtactctcttggcattctctcaaccagctgcatgaggtagtcacctggaatgcttttcaattaacatgttccttaagttaatttgtggaatttctttcctgccttaatacgtttgagccaattagttgtgtgacaaggtaggggtggtatacagaagatggccctaattggtaaaagaccaagtccatattatggcaagaacagctcaaataagcaaagagaaatgacagtccatcattactttaagacactcaatctggaaaatttcaagaactttgaatgtttcttcaagtgcagttgcaaaaaccatcaagcgctatgatgaaactagctctcatgaggaccgccacaggaaaggaagacccagagttacctcttctacagaggataagttcattagaattaccagccaaataaatgcttcagagttcaagtaacagacacatctcaacatcaactgttcagaggagactgcgtgaatcaggccttcatggtcaaattgctgcaaagataccactacttaaggacaccaataagaagaagagacttggttggggcaagaaacacaagcaatggacattagaccggtggaaattgtcctttggcctgatgattccaaatgtgcgatttttagttccaaccgctgtgtctttgtgagacacagagtaggtgaacgggtgGTCCCACCGTGaatgtgctttgctggtgacgctggtctgtgatttacttagaattcaaggcacatctaaccagcatggctaccacagcattctgcagtgatacgccatcccatctggtttgctcttagtgggactatcatttgtttttcaacaggacaatgacccaacacacatccaggctgtgtaagggctatttgaccaaggaggagagtgatggagtgctgcatcagattacctggcctccacaatcacccaattgagatggtttgggatgacttagacagcagagtgaaggaaaagcagcccacaagtgctcagcatatgtaggaactgcttcaagactgttggaaaagcattccaggtgaagctggttgagagaatgccaagtgtgcaaagctgtcatcaagacaaagggtgactactttgaagaatctaaaatatatatttggatttgtttaatacttttttggttactacatgattccatatgtgttatttcatagttgatgttttcactattattctacaatgtaaaaaataaaagacaaacccttgaatgagtaggtgtgtccaaactgttaaCTGGTACAGTATATGTTACCAGACTGAACCGTATTCCCCTTTGGACTCACACCACACCATTATTCCCTGTTTGTAAGCATACACTACATGAATACCTCAACAACCTATATCTCTTAATCACTTGAAGAGGAATAGCCAGAGACTTTGCTTCCATTATATGAAGTATGTATTTAATTACTTGTGATATGTTGGTCTAATTTGTTCTTGACATGAGCTAGCCACACAGAAACATAGTTGTATAAATGACTGATAATGCATGGTCCAATCAGCAGACGTTCTGATTCAGCTAACAGACACAAAAGAAAAAAAATGGCCATCGAGCCCCAGAACATTTAAAAACAGTCTAAAATTTGAGATCAAAACACTGAAGAGGTGGTTGTCACACCATCATGACCCATTCCTCACATGAGCAAACATAACACCAGACTAGGACTGTCTTTTCAAAATGACTACAAAAAAGTATTCTTGTTTCGGCATGATGTCACACGCCAACAACAATTACACTTTTGTTATTGTGAATATATATTTCTACATTTCGTTTGAAAATAGCTCAGTCTCTCACGAGCTGCCATCTCCATTTTCATATACCTGTATCCAAACATCCTGTGAAacatgattatactatacatcaaAGTCAACATAATAGTGTTCCTTCttataaaacagtataaaactaagagcttttttttcttcttcaatacCACAATACATGATGTATGGGGTGAGGATTGCTTGTGTTTGAGAGGAGGAAAAACTGAAAACCCATCAAGGATTAAAACATCGATTGGAGTTAAACTGCTTTACAAGGTTCCAGTGCTCCAATCAATGTCTAATCTTGGCCAAGGTCTCTTCTGTCTGATGCAGATAGTTTGAGAAGAGAAGACTGTATTTGGCAGCTGGCTTTGGTAGGTTTTCAGTACCCGATGATAGTTATTGATTGAAAGCCCTTAAAAATTGTGTTACATTAAACTGTTTAAGGcaactttaaaatcaatacaataACATCCTGCTAGATCAGAATGATAAATGTGGTAATGCCTTTCATATATTTCTTGTTATTGGGCCATAATTCCGTTTCTACACGCCGCATAAGCTATTAACTTGATTTTCAGTCTATCCTTTTTTGTTCAGAGAAATATCTAAGAGAGCTGAAGATGACCTGAGAAGGTGATTATGTGGAATGACCCAGTGATCTGAGAAGGTGATTATGTGGAATGACCCAGTGATCTGAGAAGGTGATTATGTGGAATGACCCAGTGATCTGACAAGACTAAATGATGGCTCTTAGCTGTCTCAAATTGACagttaaaaaatacaaataaaaaaaagttgAGTAAAACTTCATAAAACTGCCAATCCCTTACATGGCACAGACAGCAAGGAACAGAGTGCAGCAACTTGTTGTTGATATCCTTAGGGGGGGTGAGAGTGTTGATATTGCTGTTGGTCTCTGTTACAGACAGTTCACAGTGTTAGGGAGGGTGTAGTAGTGTTGAGGAGGAGCAGGACGCTGGTAATTGGCTAACACCAGTCTGCGATGTAGTCAAAGTCGGCAAACATTTCCTGGTCCTCTGCTGTCAGAACCCTGGGCTCCCGGGGCGGAGTCAGGATTGGTATTTCTGAGGTGAACTCGTCGTCAAAGTTACTGACGTCCTCTCTACCCTTGATGGTGGGAATGAACTCTGGCCGCACCTTCTTAGCCAGTAGACCGTCCCAGTCCACACTCTGAGGGAATACAGACCATCAAGAGAGATATAATTTCATTACGTATAGCTCATACAGGTGTTATGAATGCGcttttataatgcattatgaagagTTAATAAACGTTGTGACACTTTGCGATTGGGATCATAAACCAATGATCAGGGAACCTACCCTAAAGAACGGATGCTTTTTAACTTCCTCTGCGTCTTTCTCACCAGCCCCAAGACGTCTCTCTGGGTTTCTCCTCAACAGCTGGGGATAGGAAAAGTCAAGTTAGTTACAAAAAGAACAGGCATTTACATTATACTCCATAAAATGGTGAACAATAGTCCAGGAAACACGACTGAAATCTCAGTGTACGTTGAATTATTTTACATGCCGATCTAAATAACCATTCTGAGATACATAAGTAAACAAGTACCCTTCTCATGATGGAAATAGCTTCGGTAGAGAGGAATCGTGGGTAGCGGACTTCATCGTTTACGATGCTGTCAAACACCTCCTCTTCATCGTCTCCAGGGAATGGTGACTCCCCTACCAACATCTCAAAGATGAGCACCCCCAGGCCCCACCAGTCCACGGCCCGCGTGTACGACGTCtctgtcagcacctcaggagccAGGAACTCAGGAGTACCACAGAACGTACTGGTGCGGTCCTGATAGCCCATCCCTACAGGAACACAGCAGCAGACAGAGAGATGATCAACGCAGACAACTATTACAAAGCAATACCAAAAGGGGTTATTATTCAAGACTGAGGGAGTTAGATATGTCTTGCATTAAACCCctagggccagtttcccagacacagattaagcttaGTCCTGGACTAAAGAGCTGACGGTGTCGAACATTCTGGGGgcagcgggtagcctagtggttagagagcgttggactagtaaccgaaaggttgcacgatcgaatcccccgagctgacaaggtaaaaatctgtcgttctgccccttgaacaaggcagttaacccactgttcctaggccgtcattgaaaataataatatgttcttaactgacttgcctagttaaataaaaggtaaaaataaaaattCTCCACCCACCTTCTTTACATAGGCCAAAGTCAGCGATCTTCACGTATCCCTCTGTGTCCATCAACAAGTTGTCCAGCTTCAGGTCTCTGAAGAAAACGATCACAGAAATGCAAGAGGGTCATTCATCAACTATTGTAGTATCAAATCATCATATGTGGTGCTAGTAAGGGACTAACCAATTcatgtatagtacagtaatatatacagCTGTATGTGAACAGTTGTGTGGGCATACCGGTATACAATCTTATGGTCATGAAGATACTGCAATCCCAAGACAACACAAGCAGCATAGAACCTGATGGAGACAGGAAATAAAGCTGCTAGATGTAAACATGAAAATCTaccacacacacctacccacCTGAGAATAAACAAAGCCTCAATTGACATCATTCGTTACTCCACTATGAAATTACactgaataaaaaaaacattaaaacaatttcaaagattataACACttcatattaggaaatcagtcaattgaaataaattcattaggccctaaaaaATGtgataatctatggatttcacatgactgggaatatacagatatgaatctgttggtcacagaaacctttaaaaaaaaaaaggtaggggtgtggatcagagaaccagtcagtatattCAGGCCATGGAACAACTGGGACaattttcagctttcaggaattgtgtccagatccttgcgacacggggccgtgcattatcatactgcaacatgaggtgatggaggtggatgaatggcacgacaatgggcctcaggatctcatcacggtatctgtgcattcaaattgccatcaataaaatgcaattctgatgcctgcctataccataaccccaccatggggcactctgttcacaacgttgacatcggcAAAACGCTCGCACACACACCGCCATACGCGCTGCGCTGTCTGTCATCTTCCcggttgaaaccgggattcatccgtgaagaacacacttctccagtgtgccagtggccatcgaaggtgagcatttacccactgaagttggttacgacgctgaactgcagtcaggttaagaccctggtgaggatgagtacgcagatgagcttccctgagacggtttctgacagtttgtgcagaaattctttggttgtgcaaacccacagtttcatcagctgtccaggtgactggtctcagacgatcccgcaaggGAATAAGTCggctgtggaggtcctgggctggcgtggctacagggtggtctgcggttgtgaggccagttggacgtactgacaaattctccaaaacaacgttggaggcggcttatggtaaagaaattaacattaaattatctgacaacagctctggtggacattcctgcagtcagcatgccaattgcacgctccctcaaaacttgagacatctgtggcattgtgttgtgaccaaactgcacattttagggtggccttttattgtccccagcacaaggtgcacctgtgtaatgatcatgctgtttaatcagcttcttgatatgccacacctgtcaggtggatggattctctTGGAAAattagaaatgctcactaacagggatgtcaaaatatttgtgcacaaaatttgagagaaataagctttttgtgtatatAGAAAATgactgggatctttaatttccgctcatgaaacatgggaccaacactttacatgttgcgtttatatttttgttcagtgtagtatggGGATACGGAGTTGTTACTCACACAGCCCGAGGTTCTTGGAACAcgtctgtgtgtatgtgcatcATGAGGTCACCACCAGCCGCATACTCCATGACAAAGCACACGTGTTCCTTTGTCTGGAAGCACGCAAACAGGTTGACCAGGAAGGGATGTCTGACGTTGTTCACAGTCTCAAAGATACGCTTCTCACACATCAGGCTGAGGATAGGACAGAGGTCAGTTATTTTACCACAGATCATTCTTCATTTCTAAGGATTTTTAATGCATCAGAGAGACAATATAAATCAATATAGATGCATGTCAAAGTTAGATTGAGTggtcaaaacattaagaacacctgctctttccatcacagactgaccaggtgaatgctctgatcccttaatgatgtcacttgttaaatccacttcaatcagtgtagatgaaggggaggagaggttaaagaaggattgttaagccttgatacatggactgtgtgtgtgtgtgtgtgtgtgtgtgtgtgtgtgtgtgtgtgtgtgtgtgtgtgtgtgtgtgtgtgtgtgtgtgtgtgtgtgtgtgtgtgtgtgtgtgtgtgtgtgtgtgtgtgtcattcagagggcaataggcaaaacaaaagatttaagtgcctttgaacggggaatggaaacactgtgcacctggcgaccgtgtcagcgtgcactgcacccggcccgccacaggagtcgctagtgggTCTTCCGGTCgcagccagctgcgacagagcctggactcgaacccagaatctctagtggcacagctagcactgtgatgcagggccttagaccactgtgccatcATGGAGGCCCCCTAGGaagttgttcttaatgttttgtacactcagtgtacattgtCATTAAGTTGTTGGCGTTCCTTCCTACCTGTCTACTTCATCACGTGATACAATGTCTCCTTTCTTCAGGGCCTTGATAGCAAACATCTCCCCAGTACTTTCATAGTCAGCCAGGAGCACCTGTTGAATAACAGAGAGCGGTTAGATCTGGcgaaggtaaaaaataaataataaaaaaaggcCATGCGTGTGACATCACTACGGCCTCCCTAAGACATGAAGGTCCTGTGTGGCCTTACCTTTCCAAAGTGTCCTCGGCCCAGGACTGCCACACATTTAAAGTCTATGAGACTGAACTGGaagtcttcctcctccctggtaTCCGTGTTGTGTTGGACAGGTAACCTCTCATTGGGCTGCTCGACAACGACACTGTCGTCTAGTTTACAGTTCAACATACTGTTCCTGCTCTCATTCAGGAAGTCAAATGTAGACATGGCTTCCTGGGAACAAAATACACCAAATCACAATTACGGTTAGATCAAAACACACCAAATCACAGTTAAATAAAAACCAACTTCAACAGTTACAGAACTGTCACGGCATGTTACAGCGTTACATTACAGACCACGTTCTCTAGAGCAACTTACAAGGCTGAAGAACAACATGAAAACGAGTCAGAAAAACTCTGATTAAATGGTCATCTCTTTACTGAAATAACCAACAGCAACATGAATCGTTCAGAGTTTGTGAATTGATACATTGTATTCACAGCTACCTGTACTTTCTCTCCGTCTGCGATACTGCTCTCCAGAATGGGCTCTCCAATAGAAGCCACAGTGTGGCGCTTCAGGGGAAGTGGGGGCTCTTCGCCAAACTCCAGTTTGGTCACTATCAGGtcactgaagagagagagagaggtcatttcAGAAGGGGACTAAACTGACACTAGCATGCAATTTTAAGTTTCATTTCTGTTCACTTCAACAATCTGTCAGGGGTAGACCAATAGATCATCGCTggacgaggtgtgtgtgtgtgtgtgtgtgtgtttacctggggGAGGCTGGGGAGGGCAGGTGTAGGATGGACTGTGACTCAGGACCTAGCTCTGTCCCCATGTCTGGCAGCTGAGCTGGACTGAAGGAGTTGTTGACAGAGGGGATGGCTCTCCTCACCAGGCGACCCCACGTAGCGACGTTTATGTTCATCTGAGGGGCACGCAGGAACGTCTTGCCTGGAACAGAGCAGAGGGTCACAACCATAGCTTCATTCATCCAATCAATAAAATcaataaacatatatatttttagacCTTAATCCAACAAAATGGTGATACACAGCACTTTAAAAGAACACCAATAACATCCAAGCTTGGACTTTACAGAATAAACTTCAGACCTTGTTGCTTGGAGAATATCTTTTTTTGCCTTTGAAGTTTTGATCTCCGCTCAATAACTGGGTTGAAAAATGTAACCTGAGGGAAAACACACATAGGTCAAAGGTTATGAGTAAATTCTGTAAAGATTCTGAATAAATCGTTTTTTagcatgtgggtgtgtgttgggggaagTGGATAATAGTACCTCAGCAAACAGTTTTCCCTGAGGCTCCAGGTAGAGGCACATGCCATGTCGTTGGTTGTCCAGGAAGTCTTCCAGGCGTAGGAACTTGACGGCACACAGCGATCTCCAGTCCCTCCAGTAGACTGAGATCTCCAGCTCACGAGACTGTGGAAGACACATACTGTAACATCTCCCCACCAGGTGTCCTCTAACGCGAGTCACCCGTTAGTCCCCTCTAACGCGAGTCACCCGTTAGTCCCCTCTAACGCGAGTCACCCGTTAGTCCCCTCTAACGCGAGTCACCCGTTAGTCCCCTCTAACGCGAGTCACCCGTTAGTCCCCTCTAACGCGAGTCACCCGTTAGTCCCCTCTAACGCGAGTCACCCGTTAGTCCCCTCTAACGCGAGTCACCCGTTAGTCCCCTCTAACGCGAGTCACCCGTTAGTCCCCTCTAACGCGAGTCACCCGTTAGTCCCCTCTAACGCGAGTCACCCGTTAGTCCCCTCTAACGCGAGTCACCCGTTAGTCCCCTCTAACGCGAGTCACCCGTTAGTCCCCTCTAACGCGAGTCACCCGTTAGTCCCCTCTAACGCGAGTCACCCGTTAGTCCCCTCTAACGCGAGTCACCCGTTAGTCCCCTCTAACGCGAGTCACCCGTTAGTCCCCTCTAACGCGAGTCACCCGTTAGTCCCCTCTAACGCGAGTCACCCGTTAGTCCCCTCTAACGCGAGTCACCCGTTAGTCCCCTCTAACGCGAGTCACCCGTTAGTCCCCTCTAACGCGAGTCACCCGTTAGTCCCCTCTAACGCGAGTCACCCGTTAGTCCCCTCTAACGCGAGTCACCCGTTAGTCCCCTCTAACGCGAGTCATTAGTGTCACTAAAAGCCTGA
It encodes the following:
- the LOC129869429 gene encoding serine/threonine-protein kinase N2-like isoform X2, yielding MCSSRLGALKKQNDIELKCKQGAENMIQMYSNGSSKDKKLLATAQQMLQDSKTKMEFIRMQILKASQTGETNYGNNHVSVSKPIISPLDLRLEELRHHSRIEHAVADGAQNVMILLGSSGKVTEKKAHSEAQARFNESNQKLDLLKLSLEQRLSELPKNHPKSVLIMEELAMMVSPPQSPRHSVMTTYNQYSTVTKPAALTGTLEVRLMGCQDLLEEVPGRCKAPSASHPGWSPSDQRSSFMSRSNKNKGASSRNLSKTDDLSNEISAVLKLDNTEAGQTSWKPVSNQSWDQKFTLELDRSRELEISVYWRDWRSLCAVKFLRLEDFLDNQRHGMCLYLEPQGKLFAEVTFFNPVIERRSKLQRQKKIFSKQQGKTFLRAPQMNINVATWGRLVRRAIPSVNNSFSPAQLPDMGTELGPESQSILHLPSPASPSDLIVTKLEFGEEPPLPLKRHTVASIGEPILESSIADGEKVQEAMSTFDFLNESRNSMLNCKLDDSVVVEQPNERLPVQHNTDTREEEDFQFSLIDFKCVAVLGRGHFGKVLLADYESTGEMFAIKALKKGDIVSRDEVDSLMCEKRIFETVNNVRHPFLVNLFACFQTKEHVCFVMEYAAGGDLMMHIHTDVFQEPRAVFYAACVVLGLQYLHDHKIVYRDLKLDNLLMDTEGYVKIADFGLCKEGMGYQDRTSTFCGTPEFLAPEVLTETSYTRAVDWWGLGVLIFEMLVGESPFPGDDEEEVFDSIVNDEVRYPRFLSTEAISIMRRLLRRNPERRLGAGEKDAEEVKKHPFFRSVDWDGLLAKKVRPEFIPTIKGREDVSNFDDEFTSEIPILTPPREPRVLTAEDQEMFADFDYIADWC
- the LOC129869429 gene encoding serine/threonine-protein kinase N2-like isoform X1, with translation MAADSLQGDARGLGENLDLSDTVVQQRLEELKDHIKREIRKELKIKEGAENLKKVSTDKKSLTYVDNQLKKSNRKLEELHQELQELNAHIVVKDPEILLVPGCPLTPDTPSSESRMCSSRLGALKKQNDIELKCKQGAENMIQMYSNGSSKDKKLLATAQQMLQDSKTKMEFIRMQILKASQTGETNYGNNHVSVSKPIISPLDLRLEELRHHSRIEHAVADGAQNVMILLGSSGKVTEKKAHSEAQARFNESNQKLDLLKLSLEQRLSELPKNHPKSVLIMEELAMMVSPPQSPRHSVMTTYNQYSTVTKPAALTGTLEVRLMGCQDLLEEVPGRCKAPSASHPGWSPSDQRSSFMSRSNKNKGASSRNLSKTDDLSNEISAVLKLDNTEAGQTSWKPVSNQSWDQKFTLELDRSRELEISVYWRDWRSLCAVKFLRLEDFLDNQRHGMCLYLEPQGKLFAEVTFFNPVIERRSKLQRQKKIFSKQQGKTFLRAPQMNINVATWGRLVRRAIPSVNNSFSPAQLPDMGTELGPESQSILHLPSPASPSDLIVTKLEFGEEPPLPLKRHTVASIGEPILESSIADGEKVQEAMSTFDFLNESRNSMLNCKLDDSVVVEQPNERLPVQHNTDTREEEDFQFSLIDFKCVAVLGRGHFGKVLLADYESTGEMFAIKALKKGDIVSRDEVDSLMCEKRIFETVNNVRHPFLVNLFACFQTKEHVCFVMEYAAGGDLMMHIHTDVFQEPRAVFYAACVVLGLQYLHDHKIVYRDLKLDNLLMDTEGYVKIADFGLCKEGMGYQDRTSTFCGTPEFLAPEVLTETSYTRAVDWWGLGVLIFEMLVGESPFPGDDEEEVFDSIVNDEVRYPRFLSTEAISIMRRLLRRNPERRLGAGEKDAEEVKKHPFFRSVDWDGLLAKKVRPEFIPTIKGREDVSNFDDEFTSEIPILTPPREPRVLTAEDQEMFADFDYIADWC